The DNA window aggGATTAGCAAATGGTGTCACgtagtacttttttttttacgatgaaaCAACTATTACAAGCGAAactaaaatttattaatttaataatccATTTCAGAAAATGTTTCATATTTCTGACCTACTTAActtgatttttctatttttgtctaTGATTTTAAGCTATAAAGGAATATATAATGAAATTGGTCTCCTGGTTAAATTTATCTCTGAGCCATGGAGATAAATCGGAAACCATCCACAAATCTTAAGTTGCGTGTTCGCGTTTTGGGTTCTCTACGATTGATTTCCACCCAATCAATATGTTGTTACATCGATATTTGAGTTGCCttagtcataaaaaaaagaacacacaaAGACAAACAGTGATTAATCGATGGGTGCATGGATTAAATCATGACATCATTCGAATACTCGaatatattgtttttctttcttgaattgtccaagtttttttcctggagtTTTAGTCGTTATAGACTCCAGAAGGTATGCTCTGTtagtagaaaaattaatagataatttttgaatcatttatgattgaaaaaaaaacggaaaaaggtGTTACCGGTCTCCGTTGGAGGCGCTAAGATAGACGATAACGATGGTAAACAAAACATTAAACACAACATTAAAACAAACGTAAACATTATCAGAAACTGTTCGAACACGTGGTAACAACGTACACCATAGTTGATTTTTATGATAACCAACGATCACTCTTCACTTCCTCGTAGCAGATATGTTACATTCAGTGGTACGTTCAGTCAAATTTAATGctgcatattttattattatttttatctattatttttattattatttgcatatttttttattatttgagaATCATTGATGCGGAATAATTCATGCACTCgttgcaaataaaaaatggtTGGAGGTAATAAGAAAACCGTACTGTTATCCGTTGCTAGTGtccacatgttttttttttctaacgcagaataatttaataattttagacTCCACCATGTTTGCAGATGCTTGATGGTTACATCATGTTCTGGCATATTTTGCGAGACCTTAAGAAATTCACccatttcaaaacaattttcacgTGATTTTCAATGTTTGAGAATCTTTCATTGGTTTTTCGAGACCAGTATAAGGAATTGGAATTGGAAAAGGAATTGTACACAAGAACAATGTATgatcgtaagaaaaaaaaatttaaaaaataaatgagggTGCATTTGTTGGGTATTAGGAAATTTTGATCGATTGGAAtttaattgaaagaaaaatcaattggAAATCTGGGTTATTTTGCtggaaaaattaatggaaagcGTGAAAAGTTTTTGAGACGAAGACCCCAGCATCTAACATGAGAGGATGTCTCTGTCCTGTTGAGCTAGGAGAACAGGAAAACAAAGGTGTCCCACGACAATTAATTTTACTGGCATTAGagttatcagaaaaaaaaacttttgacaACTGGTGTTTCTGAAATTAACTTAGAGAATTGTCTCTGGAATTTCCAACATCTCTGAGCTAGGGATTATTATTATGGAATGTATAAAAAcattataaaaaattaaattcaattaaaaacatGTAAATAACTCGTAAATTATGAATATGCAATTGCCGATTTGTTGATTAAGCAATCCGCCGTCCACTTCAATCCTCGTATATCCTTAGAGCGGTTTAATATGGGACTCAGCCAGACTGATATGTTGCCAGaggtattttttctctttttctaaaaagtgtTTTGGAGGTAAGTGCTGAGAGTTCTGATTAATCTTTGTCGATATAGATTTGGCCTCTGTCAATCTAATAATTagattataataaatattacaatatattataacaaataatataataaataataatataataaaaatataataaaaaatataaataaataaatataaaaatatttcttcaagaataatataattattctcgaaaatattttatcattattattattatttattattattattattattattattattattattattattattatttctttatgtTGTTACTGTATCATGACGAAAAGTTCCCAGATACCACGGTTGGCGGCTAGAGATGCGGAATGTACCTATTCGTACTCATTGATTACTGATTACAGGCTAACCACGCTAAAAATTACGGTAAGTTAGCGGCGTTAAGCAGCACAGAGGGATACAAAACCCGGCCACAATTGCGTGCGAAAGATTTGTGTTGATGTTATACCTTTTTGTACCTCACATCGTACTGATCAGCTGATCCAACAACATTCTCATCGATTGCGTTCTCGGTGGCTGTTCCATGCTTCAACTGTGTGTTAACAACACTATTTCCCGAGCTTTGTTCCACGGTTTCAACTGCTGCTGGTGGCTGCTCCAAAACGGTGTTCGTGGAGTTCTCGTCGATAAGCCGAATTTCAATCCTCTCTATGGGGGCGTCCAGCCGCTCgactaaacaaaaaatgaggtTTTGGGAGCTTCGTGGAGCGTCGTCGTTttggagagagagagaaaaaacttttatcaCTGGTCTCTTAAAGTGAATTACAGTGTTTATCCAGAAATGCGTACATTCTTgtaaaatccaaaagaaaagaaatatccagaagaaaagcataacaaaaaatgcaaactatgagtttattttatgttttatgtcACCTAATGACAATAATATCTCCCTCACATCTAAAAAGGATATcgattctttaaaaatttctttgagaGAATTGGTGAATAGAACATTTGCGTGAAATTTAATAAGTGACAATAAAGACAACATATTTTTGGACACTCTTTTAGTTccggttgttgttgttgttttgttgacagATCACTCAACGTTCCAAGTCTCTCTAACAATTCACGATCCTGCACATATCGTGTGGATAAGGATAAGGAAGGTTTTGAAGCAataaaacttatttttcaagaagtgaaattctttgagaagaatgggaaaaattcttaggaaaaaatgggaaaatttctcgggaaaaatcggaaaaatcctcaatttttttatcgAGCATAAGTTTTGAAACGGTCAAATTTATCCAAGAACAACCTGACGGCGAATAGTACACttgttttcgcttctttttacGCTCTTTCTACAGCCGGCGTACATTTTATTGGAAAGAAGGCGAAACTTACTTCCGAAAAAGAATCATTGAAAAAGACCTTagtggaaagaaaatagatcACATCGAGTCATttgtttccagaaaacatGGTCAGAGGAATGGTGAAACTGGTAATTTCTTATAAAATACCGTAATACACCTACTTCTAATGACcagcgaacaaaaaaatcttccagtTGCACTGATCTCTGGCAGGAGAAAAATATGTAGCTGTTACGAAAAATACATATGTACCTGTAAATGTAGCCATGGTAGTTGCGTTCTCGTTGTCTCGCTTTGTTCGTAGCAAAGAAACATCGTAGTGGATTGGAGATGAACGGACGCAGGCAACCACCGTTGCCAGCAATAATCCGATTCGAAAACTCATCGGTACTGCTGAAAAGAGGTACGGATCGCCTTGATTTCAAAAGCGACCATCAATCCTAACGTGGAACATCCGAttacaaaaggaaaaattatcgATAAACGCTGAATTCGAttgtagttcgaatgttcttttgtcttgaaacctcggcatattctgtctgtgtgttgtgaatttttgaatgttttgtgAATTCGATTGTATTGTAAAAGAAGCAGTATTGAAATGAAACGGTTTATACAAATGATATTATCCCTGATGTCAAATTAGGCTTACTTTGAAAAGGAAACTTTTTTGATGAGGGCAAGACAAGaaagatttgatttgatttgatctgTAGTTCTGATTTCGGATGATGCGATGAGGTCATAGCGGTtagtaaaaaaatcagaagatctaggaaaaagtaagagaaaaaactaggaaataaTGCGATTGAGACCAGATCTTTATCGAAATCTTGTACAAGAAGGCAACATTGAGTGGAACCGTTGAATTTATCAGGGAATGATAGCCATAAGAAATCGAAAAAGCGACGAATTATGACGAGTTTCTAGTTCCTGCGGACTACTGTTAGTGCTGATTAACCGATAGATGACAAGCGAAGACGAAACAGCTGACATCTCAGGGCGGGCGGGCAAAACCGACATCCGACAGGTGAGGAGAGCACGACGAGAGGCAGAGGGAAAGCGATACTCAACGGATGAGACGACTGGAGACAACACCTCCTTTTCATGTACACAGTAAGTACACACAGGTTTTGCTGTAAATCGCTAGGGATGTCGATTAGAGGATCTAACTAAATGTATAAGCAACATAATGgatcccttaaaggcagcataccatgaatctgaggtggtaaggtgGTAATTCTGCCCGGTTTgggtaaaattgtgaaaagtCCTGCAATTTCCCTCCAGAAAGCCCCCAAACCCCAAACCCACAGCGATCTGAATGGACTACCAGCCAGCTTACGCTGATTTAGCTTAAGTCGAGTTCGCCTCTCTACAAATTGCGCGTTCTCCGAACGGTTCGGATAAAGTTGTGAGAATCGTGCACATTCCCttcagaaaaccttcaaaCCCCCCATCCACAGCGATCTGGTTGGACTGCCAGCCAGTTTAGGCTTATTTAGCATATGCTAAGTTCGTATCTCTAGAGATTACGTATTTCCTGCCCGGTTTgggtaaaattgtgaaaagtCCTGCAATTTCTCTCCAGAAGGCCCTCAAACCCCAAACCCACAGCGATCTGAATGGACTACCAGCCAGCTTACGCTGATTTAGCTTAAGTCGAGTTCGCCTCTCTACAAATTGCGTGTTTTCCGAACGGTTCGGGTAAAATTGTAAGAATCGtgcatattttcttcagaaaaccctcaaacccctcATCCGCAGCGATCTGGATGGACTGCCAGCCGGCTGAAGCTTGcttaggcttattttgccttaGCCGaacccgcctctccacagattgcGTAATTTCTGCTCGGTTTGAATTTCTAAAATCAATATCCGAATATGATTAAAGATGCAGCATTTTTTACGCTTATTTTCACCATATTTTCGAAGCGAGCAACACTTTATGCGCATTATTATATACATAGCAGTGCAGTCTAAACGACATTACACAATCCTTCCGTAACATTACATGTGTACGATCCTGGACATCCGGCGTTCGACGTGCATGGATTTCCAATTGTGTATATAAGGCGATTGAGGTAATTACCTCTGAAATAGTAAGGTTAAAACTAtaaaaagttttattcttttttctttccttctttttattttgtttaagaTTAAAAACTGATGCGCTTACGCTGGCCCGTACTGACAAACACCAAATGTAAAGTTAGAACAGTGAGCAACGGCGCAACCAAGTCGATAGCTTGTCTCCCAGGCCatctaaatttgtttttttttcagaaaatacaaattttgcTACATGTGAAAGTTTACCTGCGAGTAATGTCCAATTTGCGTGTTAGGTCTGTTCCATAGAGCTGTGGTAAGGTTGTTTGACGGGCCAACCCCATACTGTTTCAGCTCGCCCCACCAGAGTTCGGATGCCTAAAATTTTTGTATCGCCCTTAGTTAGTGTTTATACTGTATGAACTATTACCGTACCTGCGTAGCAGCCTTAACTTTATCAAAATTGACAGCACTTGTCATATAGATATTTTCTCCTAATCCTGGTCGAGCAGCGCTGCTAGAATGTTGATAGACGCATTTCGAGGCGTGTGCCAGCGCTGTGGACTCGACTGAGCAGTCGTACACCTAAATTAGAGGGCGAAgattagaaatatttctatCCGGAACCTAAAACCTCATCAACAAATACAAGCAAAGTAAAACACCATCTTAAGCATTTTAGCCGCCTTCGGAGCATTTCCGCCGAGCGCGTCCGGCTCTAGCCCGCGTGCAACGCTGGATCTGAAAAATATGAGCTTAAACCGCAAAGTTGTGGGAAGTAATtgttaaatcaataaataataactcgaaaaataattgttaacCTGTAATTGTTATGCATTTCGAGGAATTTTTGTCGAACTGCATCTGTTGTTCCTGTATTGTTAGAACACTCATTGTTGGTGTCTGAAACTGGGACCCATTACCCATGGAAATACATCGCATCACTACGGAGGTCGTTTTCAtcgttaaagacatcaccccacgaatctgaggtggtacggatttcaggtgaagtattcttataagggatagtagattatggagaggagggtgattccgtccatttcttcctaattcccgtgaaaaacggcccggaagatacggcgcgaaatccacctgaaatccgtgccacctcagatggggtgatgatgcctttaaaagaacaGTGTTCGACAAATTTATTCCTATCCCTTCAGTTATACTAAGTCCTCTGTGACATTGATATTTCATAAAAAAGATACATCGATAGCAGTTCACTCTTTgccacaaaaattgaaaacattattGTTAATCAGTTACAAAGTATACACTTTACTTTCATTCGCCTTTTGGCGATTTCTATCCATAGAATAATTGTCCTTCCTAATGAGACAATTTTTGGACAGAGCGCGTTCGGTGAGAAATTCCGCTGTATATTGAATCGGATAGGTGGTttaaatccgccctagtgttctccaagcctttcgtccctccggggtcgataaactggtaccagatttgtctgggaggataaaaacaccgacttttTTGTAATTCCATTAGTGTATTGTTTTACGACGAATGgttttttggaaaatctaTTATGAACATAgtggcgggtgtggcgcagtcggttagaggtccgctgaaGGCAAACGGTGAATGGTTCGAAAACGACCTAGTGCAAACTAAGCCTTTCCTTCCTtaggagtcgataaattggtaccagacttgtctgggaggataaaaacactggcttggtgacacatcggctagcccccgcaggtcattgtataggccaaaacGAGtgccaaaacctcaacgattacaaattccagtaaaacgcgttggcgcatcccaaggggATTGATATCCCagtaactttatcttttttatgaACATGGTCCTTCAGGCTCCTGATTTCTGGACAAAGTTCAGCCCTACTAATATTCCCTAGAGAACTTCCCATTCCGATAGAAGAATAGTCGTACATAGGAAAGCCGAGGAAGaatgcgaaaaagaaaaaaaatgttggctGTTGTATTCTCTCCTACGTCTAGTAAGAATCGGATTTATAAGTTTACCTGGAATATCCGCTCCTTTGATGCACAGGCCACCACTACAACTAGAATTTGAATATGTAGTGCAGTCGGATGCTTTAGTACATGCTGGACCAGTGATCCACATTGGTGCATTAGTATAATAACCactaaaatctttttcttaaatggtAAAATTATAACCTTTTTAAGCCATtgaaacaaaggaaaagtcCATGCTCTTggtcattttgaaaaaaaaaaactcgaaaaatgtttcaatttCATGAAAACTTACATTCCATTATAGAGACATGTGATCGTCAAATAATTGCTGCAAACTTTATATGCGCAACCAAGTTTTGTGGTTTCAGCGAATACCATCTGAAATCCACGAAGAAAATatgtaaacaacaacagtttttttttgttcattaatcttatgcaaaaaaaaaattagaagcgTCTGTAGCTAAAAATTTCTGTTGCAAGTTTAACCatcaaaggcaacataccccgaatctgacgtggtaagagaatccatgaaaaaagctAGAGGTGGGATtatagattacggaaaccacCCTGATCCCGCTTATCTTTTCCTAATTATCAgaagaaaacggcgtgggagatgctgtttcttacgacgttttcagttgcaacgccccccccccccttccctcgcgcacgcgccgcatccacgtgcgagcggtcgaggatcGATGATGTTCTCTCACCAGGCCGTCCAGGTGAAACTTATGAATAGGGGCTGAGGGGATGGGAACGTGTACATTGAGCAGCGTTCTAGCGTACTTTGTAGGAAATTAAGcggttcccacaccgtttttttactacaattaggaagagatgagcggaaccatcccggataacgcaatctacaaccctatcgCTAGTTTTTCCCGTGGATTCCTTTCGGGGCTGCTACTTTAAGCAACGTCCTTCAAGTTTCGTTTATACTCACATTGGCGAAGGTGTAAAGATTCCCGCTGGTGTACTTGTTCGACGAATCCGTGACACCGTATTGTTTCGCTTTACCCCACCAGCTGTTA is part of the Necator americanus strain Aroian chromosome V, whole genome shotgun sequence genome and encodes:
- a CDS encoding hypothetical protein (NECATOR_CHRV.G17421.T1), encoding MVPSSVLLVLVVTFSLSSTALCRQKRAAFSCSNTGLSDSLRQVFLCYHNDARLRVAKGVESNNVGTLNPAKNMYKLEWDCSMEQQAQNAITTCPLSLGSFPNMAQNLIRYSSSGGFSNPAVQINSTLNSWWGKAKQYGVTDSSNKYTSGNLYTFANMVFAETTKLGCAYKVCSNYLTITCLYNGIGYYTNAPMWITGPACTKASDCTTYSNSSCSGGLCIKGADIPDTNNECSNNTGTTDAVRQKFLEMHNNYRSSVARGLEPDALGGNAPKAAKMLKMVYDCSVESTALAHASKCVYQHSSSAARPGLGENIYMTSAVNFDKVKAATQASELWWGELKQYGVGPSNNLTTALWNRPNTQIGHYSQMAWETSYRLGCAVAHCSNFTFGVCQYGPAGNYLNRLIYTIGNPCTSNAGCPGSYTCNVTEGLSVPMSFRIGLLLATVVACVRSSPIHYDVSLLRTKRDNENATTMATFTVERLDAPIERIEIRLIDENSTNTVLEQPPAAVETVEQSSGNSVVNTQLKHGTATENAIDENVVGSADQYDVRYKKVEYVSDVILTRQDNTPTELAVQLRTDNIVTEEPSSTIDATTTTETFTHRESDKIIPRAEARAWLSSYSTRSPSDIDDDLDVLPPEAEESSSDDEYEPVEECLLNKAELPLKTVQKLTEQARKLGKLIRTRNRLQQQYCINREHPQLNDEFRLCPIWRNEKKVHNYQLMRIKYCADYSKWPNASKLMSTYGDNLNLYETLYAFQKP
- a CDS encoding hypothetical protein (NECATOR_CHRV.G17421.T2); its protein translation is MVPSSVLLVLVVTFSLSSTALCRQKRAAFSCSNTGLSDSLRQVFLCYHNDARLRVAKGVESNNVGTLNPAKNMYKLEWDCSMEQQAQNAITTCPLSLGSFPNMAQNLIRYSSSGGFSNPAVQINSTLNSWWGKAKQYGVTDSSNKYTSGNLYTFANMVFAETTKLGCAYKVCSNYLTITCLYNGISSVARGLEPDALGGNAPKAAKMLKMVYDCSVESTALAHASKCVYQHSSSAARPGLGENIYMTSAVNFDKVKAATQASELWWGELKQYGVGPSNNLTTALWNRPNTQIGHYSQMAWETSYRLGCAVAHCSNFTFGVCQYGPAGNYLNRLIYTIGNPCTSNAGCPGSYTSVPMSFRIGLLLATVVACVRSSPIHYDVSLLRTKRDNENATTMATFTVERLDAPIERIEIRLIDENSTNTVLEQPPAAVETVEQSSGNSVVNTQLKHGTATENAIDENVVGSADQYDVRYKKVEYVSDVILTRQDNTPTELAVQLRTDNIVTEEPSSTIDATTTTETFTHRESDKIIPRAEARAWLSSYSTRSPSDIDDDLDVLPPEAEESSSDDEYEPVEECLLNKAELPLKTVQKLTEQARKLGKLIRTRNRLQQQYCINREHPQLNDEFRLCPIWRNEKKVHNYQLMRIKYCADYSKWPNASKLMSTYGDNLNLYETLYAFQKP